In a single window of the Candidatus Tisiphia endosymbiont of Nemotelus nigrinus genome:
- a CDS encoding ankyrin repeat domain-containing protein, with translation MAKVEITEKERNSYISNKSFLEHVFIHAIRAGDSKTLELLTSRCPNYSIKIRPEDLFKELIPLVTNDKHEKIVKLIINQCDVDLSQQRDSEDATLLDQAACYGATKIVRILLAKGFDPNNQNSYGQTSLHRAVTVNSLEIVNLLIKHYKINSNKHPETDLLNIPDQDGNTPLHLAIFHKDYSILTALQNAGAKQNIANKRGYNCLELYKALTKGSAKVTMPNLQPPEEQENSKFYAGMTSFYKGILSDINQVEFFARAINSIKTFLDELSIFSGTKDFAYEGLWALAKLYEYYKYKDSKDNNKLQKYIIDKAKAWGDILQFESDLPYPLAELLKNWDSAHLASLHKDPECRASTQELDLILAMSLQKGAMKALGVSDNDEPDV, from the coding sequence ATGGCAAAAGTTGAAATAACGGAAAAAGAGAGAAATAGCTACATATCAAATAAATCATTTTTGGAACATGTTTTTATACATGCTATTAGAGCTGGAGATAGCAAAACGCTTGAATTGTTAACTAGTAGGTGTCCTAATTATTCTATTAAAATTAGACCAGAAGATTTATTTAAAGAATTAATCCCCTTAGTCACAAATGATAAACATGAAAAGATAGTAAAATTAATAATTAACCAATGCGATGTTGATTTAAGCCAACAAAGAGATTCAGAAGATGCAACTTTACTTGATCAGGCTGCTTGCTATGGAGCTACAAAAATTGTAAGAATCTTACTTGCAAAAGGATTTGATCCTAATAATCAAAATTCTTATGGACAAACTTCGTTACATAGGGCTGTAACTGTCAATAGTCTAGAAATTGTTAATCTACTTATAAAACATTATAAAATAAACTCAAATAAACACCCTGAAACAGACTTATTAAATATTCCAGATCAGGATGGCAATACTCCGCTTCACTTAGCAATTTTTCATAAGGATTATTCAATATTGACAGCATTACAAAATGCAGGGGCAAAGCAAAATATAGCGAATAAAAGAGGATATAATTGTTTAGAACTCTATAAGGCATTGACGAAGGGAAGCGCAAAAGTTACGATGCCAAACTTACAACCACCTGAGGAACAAGAAAACTCAAAATTCTATGCAGGGATGACAAGTTTTTATAAGGGTATTTTATCGGATATAAATCAAGTAGAGTTCTTTGCGAGAGCTATCAATAGTATAAAAACCTTCCTTGATGAATTATCAATATTTTCTGGCACAAAAGATTTTGCTTATGAAGGTTTATGGGCATTAGCTAAATTATATGAGTATTATAAATACAAAGATAGTAAAGATAATAATAAATTACAAAAATATATAATAGATAAAGCAAAAGCTTGGGGGGACATACTTCAATTTGAATCTGATCTCCCTTATCCTCTTGCAGAATTATTAAAAAATTGGGATTCTGCTCACTTAGCTTCTCTTCATAAAGATCCTGAGTGTAGGGCTAGTACACAAGAGTTAGATTTGATTTTAGCAATGAGTTTACAAAAAGGTGCGATGAAAGCATTGGGCGTTTCTGATAATGATGAACCTGATGTTTAA
- the pgsA gene encoding CDP-diacylglycerol--glycerol-3-phosphate 3-phosphatidyltransferase produces MTIDKNIPNYLTVARIVVIPVIVMTFYLDSSKLAHRIAAILFILASITDFFDGYLARKFDLVSGFGKMFDPIADKLLVGCVIIMLVKKGVAGEIPCLLILAREFLVAGLREFLALIQVSIPVSRLAKIKTFTQMFALSVLILGSKGSGIIYMDLIGQIALWIAAFLTIITGYSYLQACSKYF; encoded by the coding sequence ATGACTATTGACAAAAATATACCAAATTATCTGACGGTAGCTCGTATAGTGGTTATTCCAGTTATTGTAATGACCTTTTATTTAGATAGTTCTAAACTCGCTCATAGAATTGCAGCGATATTATTTATTTTGGCTAGTATTACTGATTTTTTTGACGGTTATCTTGCTAGGAAGTTTGATTTAGTATCAGGATTTGGTAAAATGTTTGATCCAATAGCTGATAAATTGTTGGTAGGTTGTGTAATTATAATGTTGGTAAAAAAAGGGGTTGCAGGGGAGATACCATGCTTATTAATTTTGGCTCGTGAATTTTTAGTGGCTGGGTTACGTGAATTTTTAGCTTTAATTCAAGTAAGTATTCCTGTATCTAGATTAGCTAAGATTAAAACATTTACCCAAATGTTTGCTTTGTCAGTATTAATTCTTGGTTCTAAAGGTTCTGGTATAATTTACATGGATTTAATAGGGCAAATAGCTTTATGGATTGCTGCATTTCTGACTATCATAACAGGATACTCGTATTTGCAGGCTTGTAGTAAATATTTTTAG